One genomic region from Actinocatenispora thailandica encodes:
- the def gene encoding peptide deformylase, whose amino-acid sequence MSVQELRYFGDPVLKTICDPITDFGPRTAELVTDLLETVELPGRAGLAANQIGVSLRAFSYNVDDQFGYVLNPEIVELSEERQEIDEGCLSVPELWFPTVRAVRAVCRGVDLRNEPVVVSGTGVLAQCLQHETDHLDGLLYLDRLELTERRKAMRAVRESSWFLPGGRREPAGAPWRLG is encoded by the coding sequence ATGAGCGTTCAGGAGTTGAGGTATTTCGGCGATCCGGTGCTGAAGACGATCTGCGATCCGATCACCGACTTCGGCCCGCGTACCGCGGAGCTGGTCACCGACCTGTTGGAGACGGTGGAGCTGCCCGGCCGGGCCGGACTCGCCGCGAACCAGATCGGGGTGAGCCTGCGCGCGTTCAGCTACAACGTCGACGACCAGTTCGGCTACGTGCTCAACCCGGAGATCGTCGAGCTGTCCGAGGAGCGGCAGGAGATCGACGAGGGCTGCCTGTCGGTGCCGGAGCTGTGGTTCCCGACGGTGCGCGCGGTGCGTGCCGTGTGCCGGGGCGTCGACCTGCGCAACGAACCGGTGGTGGTCAGCGGTACCGGTGTGCTCGCGCAGTGCCTGCAGCACGAGACGGACCACCTGGACGGTCTGCTCTACCTGGACCGGTTGGAGCTGACCGAGCGCCGCAAGGCGATGCGCGCGGTGCGTGAGTCGTCCTGGTTCCTGCCGGGCGGTCGCCGGGAGCCGGCCGGCGCTCCCTGGCGCCTCGGCTGA
- a CDS encoding RibD family protein, translating to MPDSRPYVILSAAMSVDGFLDDTGDERLILSGPADLDRVDAVRAECDAILVGAGTVRADDPRLVVGAVRAEHRTADGRPAQPVKVTLTGSGDLPPESRFFTFGPASKLVYAPSGAAATLADRLPGSTTVVDTGASVELPALLADLADRGIERLLVEGGGGVHTAFLTAGLADELQLVVAPLFVGEESAPRFVGPGRYRWDAGHRMRLAQVRQLDDVVLLRYLLGDEDG from the coding sequence ATGCCTGATTCCCGGCCCTACGTGATTCTCAGTGCGGCGATGTCGGTCGACGGCTTCCTGGACGACACCGGGGACGAACGGCTCATCCTGTCCGGCCCGGCCGATCTGGACCGGGTCGATGCGGTGCGCGCCGAGTGCGACGCGATCCTGGTCGGCGCCGGTACCGTCCGGGCGGACGATCCGCGCCTGGTCGTCGGCGCCGTGCGGGCCGAGCACCGCACCGCCGACGGCCGCCCGGCGCAACCGGTCAAGGTGACCCTGACCGGCTCCGGCGACCTGCCGCCGGAGTCCCGGTTCTTCACCTTCGGTCCCGCCTCGAAGCTGGTGTACGCGCCGAGCGGCGCCGCGGCCACGCTCGCGGACCGGCTGCCCGGTTCGACCACGGTGGTCGACACCGGTGCGTCGGTCGAGCTGCCCGCGCTGCTCGCCGACCTGGCCGACCGGGGGATCGAACGGCTGCTGGTGGAGGGCGGCGGCGGGGTGCACACCGCGTTCCTGACCGCCGGCCTGGCGGACGAGTTGCAGCTGGTGGTGGCGCCGTTGTTCGTGGGCGAGGAGTCGGCGCCACGGTTCGTCGGCCCCGGTCGGTACCGGTGGGATGCCGGGCACCGGATGCGGTTGGCGCAGGTGCGCCAGCTCGACGACGTGGTGCTGCTGCGCTACCTGCTGGGGGACGAGGATGGCTGA
- a CDS encoding GNAT family N-acetyltransferase, with the protein MTGVDVLVDGDLTVRPMVDDDFATMAGWLSDPRVLSWFGGRDRPMSLLDITAKYTPRLAGTVPVHCLIAEYHGMPVGYLQYYRWRDFTADAAALRLSTLDNPYGMDLFIGRPELWGAGLGSRMLRLVLDHLFGTLGARRVALSAMSHNYRAQRAYQKVGFRRVRLVPDAEVHEGVARDEWLMVADRNSYTHRDAADATP; encoded by the coding sequence ATGACTGGGGTGGATGTGCTGGTGGATGGGGACCTGACGGTCCGGCCGATGGTCGACGACGACTTCGCGACCATGGCCGGATGGCTGTCGGATCCGCGGGTGTTGAGCTGGTTCGGCGGGCGGGACCGACCGATGTCGCTGCTCGACATCACCGCGAAGTACACGCCACGGCTCGCCGGCACCGTGCCGGTGCACTGCCTGATCGCCGAGTACCACGGGATGCCGGTGGGCTACCTGCAGTACTACCGGTGGCGTGACTTCACCGCGGACGCCGCCGCCCTCCGACTGTCCACTTTGGACAACCCGTACGGGATGGACCTGTTCATCGGCCGGCCCGAGCTGTGGGGCGCCGGGCTCGGCAGCCGGATGCTGCGGCTCGTACTCGACCACCTGTTCGGCACTCTCGGCGCTCGACGGGTGGCGCTGTCCGCAATGTCACACAACTACCGGGCCCAGCGCGCCTACCAGAAGGTGGGCTTCCGGCGGGTCCGGCTGGTTCCCGACGCCGAGGTGCACGAGGGCGTCGCCCGGGACGAATGGCTGATGGTCGCCGACCGCAACTCCTACACCCACCGCGACGCCGCGGACGCCACGCCCTGA
- a CDS encoding UvrD-helicase domain-containing protein, whose amino-acid sequence MPGVPHDSAPSSGRQGSSERCRFHADLHVHSKYSRACSRDCDLEHLAWWARRKGIGVVGTGDFTHPAWHAALTEQLVEAEPGLYRLRPELERAVDQKLAPSCRGTTRFMLSVEISTIYKRDGATRKVHHLVYLPDLAAVGRFNAALGRIGNLGSDGRPILGLDSRDLLEITLDASPDGYLVPAHVWTPWFAALGSKSGFDAIADCYADLADHVFAIETGLSSDPPMNWRVSALDRYALVSNSDAHSPPALGREATRFTTPYDFFAMRDALRTRDGLDGTIEFFPEEGKYHLDGHRKCAVRLEPEQTRKLDGRCPTCDKPLTVGVLHRVEALADRPEGHRPPRAASFRNLVPLPEILGEIHGVGPKSKTVDGKVVSLVAELGSELSILTEVPIDEVTRAGGTELGEAVARLRRGEVRREGGYDGEYGRVRLFEPGELSDPSAGALFDLGPDPNAMPRKRSAGGTRARSVPRQRAVPAQDELLTADGTAPPEALAGLDHVEPVITGMERLGTGLLDLLDPDQKAAAQVTDGPVLIIAGPGTGKTRTLIQRLGHLIAECGVPAERCLAITFTRRAADEMRERLRFLLAAAQPEQRDAATGAGATVSTFHALGLSILREHPDRFGLTAGFRIADADEQLDAVGEAAGLPDDETAQARRLLRQLQEFRRNAGRLRADARGAAPTDGRPGSATAGAGDRPEPADDLTDLVKDYTAALRARDLVDLDELVRLPVQLLSKDEALVAAYRRRFTHVFVDEYQDVDDTQYALLRLLCPADGNLCAIGDPDQSIYSFRGAEVGYFLRFAEDFPTATVVRLTRNYRSTAPILAAAVQAIAPDTLVAGRSLAPARRGAINGARITRYSASSPADEADFVARTVDALVGGSSFHALDSGRVDSREHGPLGGVSFADIAVLYRTDAQAGPIIDALSRSGVPVQKRSHDRLLDRPGVAAIVDELRYATGIDGAIAARVRLTAQVLVGRGDRPDANLTDADIHTAVELLMPLAARCGADLETFLAELATGAEVDTWDPRADRVTLLTLHASKGLEFPVVFLVGCEDGLLPHRLPGRPPTDEQLAEERRLLFVGITRAKDRLYLSHAARRQRRGDGEPRPADASPFLAAIDHRLYDRIGDDPEPRRPQARQLRLI is encoded by the coding sequence ATGCCGGGCGTGCCGCACGACAGTGCCCCATCCTCTGGTCGGCAGGGCTCTTCAGAGCGCTGCCGGTTCCATGCTGATCTGCACGTGCATTCGAAGTACTCGCGGGCGTGCAGCCGGGACTGCGACCTGGAGCACCTGGCCTGGTGGGCCCGGCGCAAGGGCATCGGCGTGGTGGGTACCGGTGACTTCACCCACCCGGCGTGGCACGCGGCGCTGACCGAGCAGCTCGTCGAGGCCGAACCGGGCCTGTACCGGCTGCGGCCGGAGCTGGAACGCGCGGTCGACCAGAAGCTCGCGCCGTCCTGCCGGGGCACCACCCGGTTCATGCTGAGCGTGGAGATCTCCACCATCTACAAGCGGGACGGCGCCACCCGCAAGGTGCACCACCTGGTCTACCTGCCGGATCTGGCCGCGGTGGGCCGGTTCAACGCGGCGCTGGGCCGGATCGGCAACCTCGGCTCGGACGGCCGTCCGATCCTCGGCCTGGACTCCCGCGACCTGCTGGAGATCACCCTGGACGCGTCGCCGGACGGCTACCTGGTGCCGGCGCACGTGTGGACGCCGTGGTTCGCCGCGCTCGGCTCGAAGTCCGGGTTCGACGCGATCGCCGACTGCTACGCCGATCTGGCCGACCACGTCTTCGCGATCGAGACCGGGCTGTCGTCGGATCCGCCGATGAACTGGCGGGTGTCCGCCCTGGACCGGTACGCGCTGGTGTCGAACTCGGACGCGCATTCGCCGCCGGCGCTGGGCCGCGAGGCCACCAGGTTCACCACGCCGTACGACTTCTTCGCGATGCGCGACGCGCTGCGCACCCGGGACGGTCTCGACGGCACCATCGAGTTCTTCCCCGAGGAGGGCAAGTACCACCTGGACGGGCACCGCAAGTGCGCGGTACGGCTGGAGCCGGAGCAGACCCGCAAGCTCGACGGCCGCTGCCCGACCTGCGACAAGCCGCTGACCGTCGGCGTCCTGCACCGGGTGGAGGCGCTCGCCGACCGGCCCGAGGGGCACCGGCCGCCGCGGGCGGCGTCGTTCCGCAACCTGGTACCGCTGCCGGAGATCCTCGGCGAGATCCACGGTGTCGGGCCGAAGAGCAAGACCGTCGACGGGAAGGTCGTGTCGCTGGTCGCCGAGCTGGGCTCGGAGCTGTCCATCCTCACCGAGGTGCCGATCGACGAGGTGACCCGGGCCGGCGGCACGGAGCTGGGCGAGGCCGTCGCGCGGCTGCGCCGCGGCGAGGTGCGCCGCGAGGGCGGGTACGACGGCGAGTACGGCAGGGTCCGGCTGTTCGAGCCGGGCGAGCTGTCCGACCCGTCCGCGGGCGCGCTGTTCGACCTGGGCCCGGACCCGAACGCGATGCCGCGCAAGCGTTCCGCCGGCGGTACCAGGGCGCGGTCGGTGCCCCGGCAGCGCGCGGTGCCGGCGCAGGACGAGCTGCTGACCGCCGACGGTACGGCACCGCCGGAGGCGCTCGCCGGCCTCGACCACGTGGAGCCGGTGATCACCGGGATGGAGCGGCTCGGTACCGGGCTGCTCGACCTGCTCGACCCCGACCAGAAGGCCGCCGCGCAGGTCACCGACGGTCCGGTGTTGATCATCGCGGGCCCGGGTACCGGCAAGACCCGGACGCTCATCCAGCGGCTCGGGCACCTGATCGCCGAGTGCGGGGTGCCGGCCGAGCGGTGCCTGGCGATCACGTTCACCCGCCGGGCCGCGGACGAGATGCGGGAGCGGCTGCGGTTCCTGCTCGCGGCGGCGCAGCCGGAGCAGCGCGACGCGGCGACCGGGGCCGGTGCGACGGTCAGTACGTTCCACGCGCTCGGGCTGTCGATCCTGCGCGAGCACCCGGACCGGTTCGGGCTGACCGCCGGCTTCCGAATCGCCGACGCGGACGAGCAGCTCGACGCGGTGGGTGAGGCGGCCGGCCTGCCGGACGACGAGACCGCGCAGGCCCGGCGGCTGCTGCGGCAGCTGCAGGAGTTCCGCCGGAACGCCGGCCGGCTCCGGGCCGATGCTCGCGGCGCGGCACCGACCGACGGCCGGCCCGGCTCGGCGACCGCCGGCGCCGGCGACCGTCCCGAGCCCGCCGACGACCTGACCGACCTGGTCAAGGACTACACCGCGGCGCTGCGGGCCCGCGACCTGGTCGACCTGGACGAGCTGGTGCGGCTGCCGGTGCAGCTGCTGTCCAAGGACGAGGCGCTGGTCGCCGCCTACCGCCGGCGGTTCACGCACGTGTTCGTGGACGAGTACCAGGACGTCGACGACACCCAGTACGCGCTGCTGCGGCTGCTCTGCCCGGCGGACGGCAACCTGTGCGCGATCGGCGACCCGGACCAGTCGATCTACTCGTTCCGCGGTGCCGAGGTCGGCTACTTCCTGCGGTTCGCCGAGGACTTCCCGACCGCGACGGTGGTCCGGCTGACCCGCAACTACCGGTCCACCGCGCCGATCCTGGCCGCCGCGGTGCAGGCGATCGCGCCGGACACCCTGGTCGCCGGGCGCAGCCTGGCGCCGGCCCGGCGCGGCGCGATCAACGGCGCCCGGATCACCCGGTACTCGGCGTCGTCGCCGGCGGACGAGGCCGACTTCGTCGCCCGTACCGTCGATGCGCTGGTCGGTGGCTCGTCGTTCCACGCGCTCGACTCGGGCCGGGTCGACTCGCGCGAGCACGGGCCGCTCGGCGGCGTGTCGTTCGCCGACATCGCGGTGCTGTACCGCACCGACGCGCAGGCCGGGCCGATCATCGACGCGCTGTCGCGGTCCGGGGTGCCGGTGCAGAAGCGCTCGCACGACCGGCTGCTGGACCGGCCCGGGGTGGCCGCCATCGTCGACGAGCTGCGGTACGCGACCGGTATCGACGGCGCGATCGCGGCCCGGGTCCGGCTCACCGCCCAGGTGCTCGTCGGCCGCGGGGACCGCCCCGACGCGAACCTGACCGACGCGGACATCCACACCGCGGTCGAGCTGCTGATGCCGCTCGCCGCCCGGTGCGGCGCCGACCTGGAGACGTTCCTCGCCGAACTCGCCACCGGCGCCGAGGTGGACACCTGGGACCCGCGCGCCGACCGGGTCACGCTGCTCACCCTGCACGCCAGCAAGGGGCTGGAGTTCCCGGTGGTGTTCCTGGTCGGCTGCGAGGACGGGCTGCTGCCGCACCGGCTGCCGGGCCGGCCACCGACCGACGAGCAGCTCGCCGAGGAGCGCCGGCTGCTGTTCGTCGGGATCACCCGCGCGAAGGACCGGCTGTACCTCTCGCACGCGGCCCGCCGGCAGCGCCGTGGCGACGGTGAGCCGCGGCCGGCGGACGCCTCACCGTTCCTCGCCGCGATCGACCACCGGCTCTACGACCGGATCGGTGACGACCCGGAGCCGCGCCGGCCACAGGCCCGGCAGCTGCGCCTCATCTGA
- a CDS encoding maleylpyruvate isomerase N-terminal domain-containing protein → MHGRRAAQAPQGGDGTPRREPDASHGHRPAGLAAAAPEPGPTPAAEPTAVTREQALAALTVAYRQLTVIVRERPDADLIRPSRCTGWSVLDVLYHVLLDAQRALIALATPDDRVADTDYISYWRSFPASPRIGANEHARAVRIAASAFRPRTLIQLWEETSAAVVHAARAADADLRLSTQQHVLTLPDLLATLAVEACVHGLDMTVELAAPTPDPLPLELTRRTLDGLLGAGVRRPGWTDRDYVLKGTGRSPLSATERELLGPSAAQFPLFA, encoded by the coding sequence ATGCACGGTAGGAGAGCCGCCCAGGCCCCGCAGGGCGGCGACGGCACCCCGCGTCGCGAACCGGACGCCAGCCACGGCCACCGGCCGGCGGGCCTTGCTGCCGCGGCTCCGGAGCCCGGCCCGACGCCGGCGGCGGAGCCGACCGCGGTCACCCGGGAGCAGGCACTCGCCGCGCTGACCGTGGCGTACCGGCAGCTCACCGTGATCGTGCGGGAGCGCCCCGACGCCGACCTGATCCGCCCCAGCCGGTGCACCGGCTGGTCGGTGCTGGACGTGCTCTACCACGTGCTGCTCGACGCGCAGCGCGCGCTGATCGCGCTGGCCACGCCGGACGACCGGGTCGCCGACACCGACTACATCTCGTACTGGCGGTCCTTCCCGGCGTCGCCCCGCATCGGCGCGAACGAGCACGCGCGGGCGGTCCGGATCGCCGCGTCGGCGTTCCGCCCGCGCACCCTGATCCAGCTGTGGGAGGAGACGTCCGCCGCGGTGGTACACGCCGCCCGGGCCGCCGACGCCGACCTGCGACTCAGTACCCAGCAGCACGTCCTGACGCTGCCCGACCTGCTGGCCACGCTGGCCGTGGAGGCCTGCGTACACGGGCTGGACATGACGGTGGAGCTGGCGGCACCGACGCCGGACCCGCTGCCGCTGGAGCTGACCCGGCGCACGCTCGACGGCCTGCTCGGCGCCGGGGTGCGCCGGCCCGGTTGGACGGACCGTGACTATGTGTTGAAGGGCACCGGCCGGTCGCCGCTGAGCGCGACGGAGCGTGAGCTGCTGGGTCCGTCCGCGGCGCAGTTTCCGCTCTTCGCATGA
- a CDS encoding winged helix-turn-helix domain-containing protein gives MTEEERARRVDDAALRHPIRAELLDLVRELGTVTSTEAARRLGHSSGLCSFHLRQLARYGYLEPAPARGRVRPWRLRGVPAPQPTPVTGLGELSRELEDEGYRRWLAQRADAPPEWRRDAADSAVLYLTPDELQAMAGEIRTVLHRYAGREHDPAARPAGAGPVGAVLRLFPLLPETPLPEPKD, from the coding sequence ATGACGGAGGAGGAGCGGGCCCGGCGGGTCGACGACGCGGCGCTCCGCCACCCGATCCGGGCCGAGCTGCTCGACCTGGTGCGCGAGCTCGGCACCGTGACCTCCACCGAAGCCGCTCGCCGGCTCGGGCACAGCAGCGGGCTCTGCTCGTTCCACCTGCGGCAACTTGCCCGTTACGGCTACCTCGAACCGGCGCCGGCCCGCGGCCGGGTGCGCCCCTGGCGGCTGCGCGGCGTGCCGGCACCGCAACCGACGCCGGTCACCGGGCTCGGTGAGCTGTCCCGGGAGCTGGAGGACGAGGGGTACCGCCGCTGGCTGGCCCAGCGAGCCGACGCACCGCCGGAGTGGCGGCGGGACGCGGCCGACAGCGCGGTGCTCTACCTGACGCCGGACGAGCTGCAGGCGATGGCCGGGGAGATCCGTACCGTGCTGCACCGGTACGCAGGGCGGGAGCACGACCCGGCCGCCCGCCCTGCCGGTGCCGGCCCGGTCGGCGCGGTGCTCCGGCTGTTCCCGCTGCTGCCCGAGACGCCGCTACCCGAGCCGAAGGACTGA
- a CDS encoding response regulator transcription factor, whose protein sequence is MTDTQRRGLVVVVEDEPAISDLVRMYLLRDGFGVSCHGDGEAGLAAVRRERPVAVVLDIRLPGIDGTEVCRRLRAADDWTPVLFLTAADDEVDRVVGLELGADDYLTKPFSPRELVARLHAVLRRTSGPATHRVYRLGRVSVDTERRRVSLDGAPVPFTATEFDLLAHLMARPGRVFTRDELLAAVWGYAAHAGTRTVDVHVAQVRGKLGAASPIRTVRGVGYAAETAP, encoded by the coding sequence CTGACCGATACGCAGCGTCGCGGGCTGGTCGTGGTCGTCGAGGACGAACCGGCGATCAGCGACCTCGTCCGGATGTACCTGCTTCGGGACGGGTTCGGGGTGAGTTGCCACGGCGACGGCGAGGCGGGCCTGGCCGCGGTGCGCCGGGAGCGGCCGGTCGCCGTGGTGCTCGACATCCGGCTGCCGGGCATCGACGGTACCGAGGTGTGCCGGCGGCTGCGCGCCGCGGACGACTGGACCCCGGTGCTGTTCCTGACGGCCGCGGACGACGAGGTGGACCGGGTGGTCGGGCTGGAGCTGGGTGCCGACGACTACCTGACCAAGCCGTTCAGTCCCCGCGAGCTGGTCGCCCGGCTGCACGCGGTACTGCGCCGCACCAGCGGCCCGGCGACCCACCGGGTGTACCGGCTGGGCCGGGTCAGCGTCGACACCGAGCGGCGCCGGGTCAGCCTGGACGGCGCGCCGGTGCCGTTCACCGCCACCGAGTTCGACCTGCTGGCGCACCTGATGGCCCGGCCCGGCCGGGTCTTCACCCGGGACGAGCTGCTCGCCGCGGTGTGGGGGTACGCCGCGCATGCCGGCACCCGTACCGTCGACGTGCACGTGGCGCAGGTGCGCGGCAAGCTCGGCGCGGCGAGCCCGATCCGTACCGTGCGGGGGGTCGGCTACGCCGCGGAGACCGCGCCGTGA
- a CDS encoding flagellar basal body-associated FliL family protein, with product MSPPQQPPKKGKGPLVLVIALVAVLLLGGGAAGWYFFFGPGKSDSTTSAKGDKGKASASPSASASGEVKAAGVQKGDCVVPPKTGNSVTPAKCSAKGALKVIDRINGTTNDAKCPKPQTNYTYKFTSYSDSKKSFVLCLATQSGGK from the coding sequence ATGTCGCCCCCGCAGCAGCCGCCGAAGAAGGGCAAGGGCCCGCTGGTCCTCGTCATCGCGCTGGTGGCCGTGCTGCTGTTGGGCGGCGGCGCCGCCGGCTGGTACTTCTTCTTCGGCCCCGGCAAGTCCGACTCCACCACCAGCGCGAAGGGCGACAAGGGCAAGGCCTCGGCGAGCCCGTCGGCCAGCGCGAGCGGTGAGGTGAAGGCGGCCGGTGTGCAGAAGGGCGACTGCGTGGTGCCGCCCAAGACCGGCAACAGCGTCACCCCGGCGAAATGCTCGGCCAAGGGTGCGTTGAAGGTCATCGACCGGATCAACGGCACCACCAACGACGCCAAGTGCCCGAAGCCGCAGACGAACTACACCTACAAGTTCACCTCCTACTCGGACAGCAAGAAGTCGTTCGTGCTGTGTCTGGCCACCCAGTCCGGCGGCAAGTGA
- a CDS encoding LppU/SCO3897 family protein produces MSNYGPPGGYPGAPQDPWQQGGGQPGGSSPYGPPDPANPPGPPPYGQPSGPGYGGPPSGPGYGGPPSGPPGYGQDPSSGAGYDPSSGPGYGQPGPYGQDPYGQTAPMPPGPGGPGGPGMPPGGGPPPYGGGGGWGPGGFNQPPKKSKGPMIAIIVVVAVVLLGVVGVGAWAIFGRGSDKPDPGPTPTAQRSSASPAPSSESPSPSESPSPSVTLPGGDAYSVEEGQCVKNEGTDSKPDLKIVDCSAGTYKVLKKFRGTHDTDKCKDVAGSDSSYYQKFGSDLSSLDFVLCLQKQD; encoded by the coding sequence ATGTCGAACTACGGACCGCCCGGCGGCTATCCCGGAGCGCCGCAGGACCCGTGGCAGCAGGGCGGCGGCCAACCCGGCGGTTCCTCACCGTACGGGCCGCCGGATCCTGCGAACCCGCCCGGCCCCCCGCCGTACGGCCAGCCGTCCGGTCCCGGTTACGGTGGGCCGCCGAGCGGCCCGGGTTACGGCGGGCCGCCGAGCGGGCCGCCCGGGTACGGGCAGGACCCCTCCAGCGGCGCCGGCTACGACCCGTCCAGCGGGCCCGGATACGGTCAGCCCGGCCCCTACGGCCAGGATCCGTACGGGCAGACCGCACCGATGCCGCCGGGTCCCGGTGGCCCGGGTGGTCCGGGCATGCCGCCCGGTGGCGGCCCCCCGCCGTACGGCGGGGGCGGTGGCTGGGGGCCGGGCGGGTTCAACCAGCCGCCGAAGAAGAGCAAGGGCCCGATGATCGCGATCATCGTCGTGGTCGCGGTCGTGCTGCTCGGCGTGGTGGGTGTCGGAGCGTGGGCGATCTTCGGGCGCGGTAGCGACAAACCCGACCCGGGCCCGACCCCGACCGCGCAGCGCAGCAGCGCCAGCCCGGCGCCGAGCTCGGAGAGCCCGAGCCCGTCCGAGTCGCCGAGCCCGTCGGTGACGCTGCCCGGCGGCGACGCGTACTCGGTCGAGGAGGGTCAGTGCGTCAAGAACGAGGGCACGGACTCGAAGCCGGACCTGAAGATCGTCGACTGCTCCGCGGGCACGTACAAGGTGCTGAAGAAGTTCCGCGGCACCCACGACACCGACAAGTGCAAGGACGTGGCCGGCTCCGACAGCAGCTACTACCAGAAGTTCGGTAGCGACCTGTCCAGCCTGGACTTCGTGCTCTGCCTGCAGAAGCAGGACTGA
- a CDS encoding DUF6314 family protein encodes MNDVPHPVPDTIGYLAGRWRLDRRLADARAGVTGTFTGVGEFVPVPDGLDYAERGELAFGPHRGPAWRRLRYRADGALVRVEFEDGRFFHDLDLRKGTWAVTHPCRADGYAGEFRVTSADSFVQDWTVTGPAKDLHLVTTFARH; translated from the coding sequence GTGAACGACGTGCCTCACCCGGTGCCGGACACGATCGGCTACCTGGCCGGCCGCTGGCGGCTGGACCGCCGGCTCGCCGACGCCAGAGCCGGCGTGACCGGCACCTTCACCGGGGTCGGCGAGTTCGTCCCGGTACCCGACGGGCTCGACTACGCCGAACGGGGTGAGTTGGCGTTCGGCCCGCACCGGGGCCCGGCGTGGCGGCGGCTGCGGTACCGGGCGGACGGTGCACTGGTGCGCGTCGAGTTCGAGGACGGCCGGTTCTTTCACGACCTGGACCTGCGAAAGGGCACCTGGGCGGTCACCCACCCGTGCCGGGCGGACGGGTACGCCGGCGAGTTCCGGGTGACCTCGGCCGACTCGTTCGTACAGGACTGGACGGTCACCGGCCCGGCGAAGGACCTGCACCTGGTGACCACCTTCGCCCGCCACTGA
- a CDS encoding 3-deoxy-7-phosphoheptulonate synthase encodes MEPLRDRRIASVRPLVQPALLAEELPITDHVAGTVRDGRRAVIDVLSGTDDRLLVIVGPCSVHDPAAALEYAQRLAGVADRLRDDLAIVMRVYFEKPRTVVGWKGLLNDPRLDGSFEANEGLRLGRRLLLDIGALGLPVGCEYLDPILPQYLADAVSWGAIGARTAESQVHRQLASGLSMPIGIKNGTDGGVGVAIDAVRAAAVPHVFPGVTEHGVAAIMQTAGNPDCHVILRGGRSGPNFGAEPVAAALGQLRDARLPERVIIDCSHGNSGKDHARQPLVAADVAGQLAAGQRGIVGVMLESFLVDGRQSLGIEGGSGELTYGQSVTDACLGWETTVPVLDELAGAVRARRSRVAGPAAVH; translated from the coding sequence ATGGAACCGCTCCGAGATCGCCGCATCGCCTCGGTCCGCCCGCTGGTGCAACCGGCGCTGCTCGCCGAGGAGCTGCCGATCACCGACCACGTGGCCGGCACCGTACGGGACGGCCGGCGCGCCGTGATCGACGTGCTGTCCGGTACCGACGACCGGCTGCTCGTGATCGTCGGCCCCTGCTCGGTGCACGACCCTGCCGCCGCCCTGGAGTACGCGCAGCGGTTGGCGGGTGTGGCCGACCGGCTGCGCGACGACCTGGCGATCGTGATGCGGGTGTACTTCGAGAAGCCGCGCACCGTGGTCGGCTGGAAGGGCCTGCTCAACGACCCGCGGCTGGACGGCAGCTTCGAGGCGAACGAGGGGCTGCGGCTCGGCCGCCGGCTGCTGCTCGACATCGGCGCGCTCGGCCTGCCGGTGGGCTGCGAGTACCTCGACCCGATCCTGCCGCAGTACCTGGCGGACGCGGTGAGCTGGGGCGCGATCGGCGCCCGGACCGCGGAGAGCCAGGTGCACCGGCAGCTCGCGTCCGGCCTGTCGATGCCGATCGGGATCAAGAACGGTACCGACGGGGGTGTCGGGGTGGCGATCGACGCGGTACGCGCCGCGGCGGTGCCGCACGTCTTCCCGGGCGTGACCGAGCACGGCGTGGCGGCGATCATGCAGACCGCCGGCAACCCGGACTGCCACGTCATCCTGCGCGGTGGCCGGTCCGGCCCGAACTTCGGCGCCGAGCCGGTGGCGGCCGCGCTGGGCCAGCTGCGCGACGCGCGGCTGCCGGAGCGGGTGATCATCGACTGCTCGCACGGCAACAGCGGCAAGGACCACGCCCGGCAGCCGCTGGTCGCCGCGGACGTCGCCGGTCAGCTGGCGGCCGGCCAGCGCGGCATCGTCGGGGTGATGCTGGAGAGCTTCCTGGTGGACGGCCGGCAGTCGCTGGGCATCGAGGGTGGCTCCGGCGAGCTGACCTACGGGCAGAGCGTCACCGACGCCTGCCTGGGTTGGGAGACGACGGTGCCGGTGCTCGACGAGCTGGCCGGCGCCGTCCGGGCCCGCCGCAGCCGGGTGGCCGGCCCGGCCGCCGTCCACTGA